In Lycium barbarum isolate Lr01 chromosome 9, ASM1917538v2, whole genome shotgun sequence, the DNA window tgtaacattcgtcctcgaatgttcgacactcgggaattctaggaaaattttgccagagtctcctttgtaatttgactctaccaacctgtcacagaaacccataatatcatggccttacagggctatatcacactatcaacacatccatggccacatacgactaaaagcataatattaaagtgtacataccttacatcttcgacgtttcatcttgaatcccttccgggggttggaataaatgcgggtatttggctttcatcttttcttccgcttcccaagtcatttcttcccggttgttgtttcgccatcgaaccttgaccgaagcgacttctttatttcggagtcgtcgcacctgtctatctaaaatggcaataggtgcttcttcatatgtcagcttctctgtcacctgcacatcgtcaaccgggactattcttgtaggatccccgatacacttgcggagcatcgaaacatggaacaccggatggactgattcaagctccgaaggtaggttcaattcatatgctacctgtcctaccttacggacaattttataaggttcgatgtatcttggactcaacttccctttttcgccaaatctcatcacccctttcattggcgataccttcagaaatacccagtcatttacctggaattctaaatcccgtcagcggttgtctgcataagacttttggcgactttgagctgttaacagtcggtctcgaatcactttaaccttttcaactgcttgttggatcaagtcggggcctatcaattgtacttctccggtttcaaaccatccaattggagatctgcattttcttccatataaggattcatacggggccatttgaataccggaatggtagctattgttataagcaaattcgataaggggtaaatgctcatcccaactacccccaaaatccaacacacacgctcggggcatatcctccaaggtctgaatggtgcgctcggcttgtccgtcagtttgtggacgaaatgctgtgctgaatttgacttgagtacctaacccttcttgaaaagatttccaaaacttggctgtaaactgtacccctctgtctgtaataatggtcAAAGGAATTCCAtcaagtcgcacaatttcttttagatacaacctggcatattCTTCTGCCGAATACgaggttctaactgggaggaaatgagctgctttcgtgagcctgtccatgatcatccatatagaatcgtatctgcctcgggagcggggtaatcccacaataaaatccatattaatctcctcccatttccaggtaggaatttccattgcttgcaataagccccctggcttctgatgttctgttttcacctgttggcagttcggacattgcgctacgaaatctgctatgtcgcgtttcatgccatcccgccaatatagcaatttaaggtcatgatacattttggtcgtacctggatggatggaataccgagaatggtgcgcttcctctaaaattcgctggtgtaattttgccacatccggtacacacagtctgtctcggtatctaagaacccaatctatggaaactgcaaatggagacttctctttcccacgggatacatccctgtgatgacacatctgtggatcttcgtactggcattcttttatctccgcattcaagggcgagactgcaggatcattaacactaattcctgccttacccgaatcaattacacgtaccccaagatttgctagttgatagagctcacgaaccatttcgttattttctgaagggacttcacttaaactgcccattgatcgacgactaagcgcgtctgctaccacattcgctttcccggggtggtataaaatattcacgtcataatccttcaacaattccaaccaccgcctctgtcgtaggttcaactccttctgcttaaaaatatgttgaagactcttgtgatctgtagagatatcgacgtgcacaccgtacagataatgcctccatatctttaaggcatgaataaccgcagccaattcgagatcatgagtcagataattctgttcatgttttcgcaactgtctcgaagaatatgcaataaccttgccatgctgcatcatcacacatcctagtcccacaccggaagcatgttctgactctgtgcgagaatataccagaatatcgtcaataaatactatcacgaagagatccaaaaatggcctgaacacattattaattaaattcatgaacaccgccggggcatttgtcaatccaaacgacatcactcggaactcgtagtgaccatatcttgtcctgaaggcagtcttaggaatatctgcttctctaattctcacctgatgataacccgatctcagatctatcttggaaaaccacttagcgccctgtaactgatcaaacaaatcatcgattctgggaagaggatatttattctttattgtcaccttattcagctgcctgtagtcgatacacattcatagagatccgtccttcttctttacgaacaagactggcgctccccacggcgatgaactgggtcttataaaccccttctcaagtaaatcttttagctctttcagttctgccggagccattcgataagggggaatagaaataggctcggtgtatggtaatacatcgatagcaaagtcgatttccctttctggaggaagacctggaagttcatccgggaatacatctggaagttcatttactaccgggacagattgaaaactggtggccttgcctccgtatcatgaacccgaactagatggtaaatatagcccttggctatcatctttctcgccttgaggtaggaaataaacctacccttaagggatgctgtattacccttccattcaagtacgggctctcccggaaactggaatcgaaccattttcgttcggcaatcaacatttgcgtaacacgacgctaaccaatccatacccattattacgtcgaagtctatcatttccagttcaatcaaatcggcccttgtttgtcggtcacatataacgactacacaattcttatatacttgcctcgctattacaggatcaccaaccggggtgaacacctcgaaaggtttaatcggctcggattccaccccgatacaattagcaacatactgggtaacataagagaaagtagaacccggatcaatcaaagcatatacctcacgggaaaatatagtcaaggcacctgtgacaacatcgggggacgattcaagatcttgtcgccctgccaaagcatatacgcagggctgaacagctcctgaagtagatactccccctctgcctctgcctctaccagctgtagtctgagaagtctgtgctgtcggacgcactgaagaagaacccgtttctgaacctgtgggctgagtccctgctctatctctcaccgaagggcaatccctcatcatgtgaccaacttgcccgcaggcataataagcatcggtaccctgacgacactgtctggaatgtaatttaccgcactggctacaccgcggtactgggggtctcctctggctacaATCTCCCTTGAATTGAAAAtcggaggccctcgaactctggccttgtcccgactgaaaagaacgatcggaCCTTCTGTCTGAGAACCtcggaggcgcactggtcgctgactgacctgagtgcctagagtgcgtctgcctcggtccccctctatactcgctactcgctcccatcgatctagccctcttaccttgtttcctatcaccgtcacgctcactcctttgctgttgttgtcgttcctcatgattttgagcgtgagcctgtattcgggaaatatccatcccatcttgtaaagaggccgtcaaacaatctctaaacaagtggggtcctaaaccactcacaaatctgtagactctatctcccatgtcggccaccatagttggagcgtatctggccaacgaattgaactgcatactatactctcgagcactcatgctttcttgctttaaattcaagaacctgtccgctctagctcggcggacctcaggcggcaagtaatgacgaataaaggcatccacaaattcttgccaaacgggaggtggtgcattctctcctcttgatatcatccaatttttgtaccatagcaccgccacatcgcaGAGTCTATAAGAgaccaactctaccgattcggtctcagaagcatgcataagtttcagcgtcctcaacatctcatcaacaaagccttggggcacctcatccggcttcgacccgaaaaattccggaggatttaaagtcaagaaatcacgggctctcgtactggaggaacggtcactcgggcccgcattcggccgctgtgcctgggcggcaaccaattgtgtcagtaggtgtatggcctcgatcacttgttgacccgaagcaactggcggaggaattgggactgaggatCCTCCCTGCTCTCttacattaggcgaggcctcattcaGTGATTCACTTTCGTCTACATTCGCCAGAgactccctttctgcccgcttcttcgtcgtagcctTTTCTTtctaggcagctgtagcttttcctttcggcggcattctgaaatcacaacacacttttaaggaaggataaaatcctatgcatggctctatcgcacgaactgctctgataccacttctgtcacgacccaactaggggccgcgacgggtacccggagctagataccgagcaccactcactctactactcattttactcatttaatgatcttttgccagttttacgcatgaaagtataggaaacataatttgtatcaaaacataagtactttatatacatatgtctctcggccatcaaaataatatatacataataatagcatcttttgagaccacctgacccacactacgtatctacaagcctctactgtcataatgaataaatagacggaacaagactccatcgtgcccaaaatatatatacatatataccaaagagaaatcataagcacctccgaacaatggagtgctctcaacagctgacagctcctaagtatctggatcaagctcgcctccctgtctacctgtgggcatgaacacagcgtccaaagaagggacgtcagtacgaatattgtactgagtatgagaggcatgaacaatgaagaaaggcatcaataatataatgagagcatcaatataaagcatatggatctgaccgataatcataaatggaataatgcatgatgtcttactcatacttatcatcgtaacatgtatgcatcatatgcaagctgcccgcccatgtcgaaacggtgtgataatcaacaaTATAAGCTCGCGTCCATGCCTCCCGCgaccggggtaccatctcatgccgcccactagtggtgtctgcccacgcccgaaggtcgtggtgtatccgtatcgctgcCCGCCGAaatggtgtctgcccggccaactaggcccgatatgcaatgctcatgccatgcttatcaaaaaacaatcataataatgtactcattgtaaaatacttatcttatcatagcacatgcgtaaggtttgagaacaactttactctatcggggtgacgtaaggtcgtgaccccccgattactttatggagcaattacggacattctgcctcaccttgaaaggactagtacataaggtgagtgtaggcaaggactaacatcatcatcatcctagcatcatcatatcgtataacttatctcatataggaatttaactttttggaatgtaggagctcatggaaagatggtaattcgaactataagattcatgccattggaaagaaaggactagcctcacataccttgtcgtttagctaagttgttgtccacttattctccttcgataccacgtcgtcaccttcatgagagaattcgtgttacattagttaattaactacaagaacggatcactagttctaggaaaatttgggcagtacttccttcgtttatactacttttcccacgttctatatctacccccaacattcacaatgctattcgcaatattGCAATCAAAATCATtatttatgcaccattagcaaaatccaccattttcctccaattttcccatatttctccctatagctcaccttagtgctttcgtgcatttactacttgtttcacgttataaacatcatttatatcgtatttgtactcacaacacttcaacattcatgattcaattccactatcattcatttatgtcactattcactcaataatgacccattcctatgttcttctacattttaagtatctaagccttccaataccttgaatcacgtggtatagtcatgaaacataccttaaatgatgattgaacaggccttgagttgaaatacttcacttagccaaaaccctagttccacccttttaaggatttcttgacttagatgatcctttgatgtgttcttacacttgttttcatgaatttagtggtgttgacattgatgttccctttgattctcttgaattcttatggaggaaatatttggagagttctagagcattcttgagttgtatggaagaaaaatgaaatgaaatgaagcctaagttccttttaataatcacaaaactgatctttaatgaaaaattgtcgggatgaacagtggtcgtaaaccacagtttacggaccgtattgtggtttacggtccgtcctccatgatcgtttttaatcatcccagaaacaaaaagcttggctaagggacatggcagtttacgaccgaggtttacggtccgtaaaccagtttatgggtcgtcctccaagtcgtgtttatcCATTTCATCACTTGGCAGAAACTTTGAGATTttagaaggctggaggacgattgcactatacggtccataaatcaaattacgggccgtatattgccctttacgaccactgagctgaaaattttccgcaaccttcttatttccaaaaattcataattagccattcccgacttagtaaaacatcatacactcaagcccttcattgttctactcatcacacaagtatggcaaaatttccgaggtgtaacattaggaATTGAAACTGCTTTGTGTAATGTCTCTGGGAAATTATGGGCTTTTGTCAATGAAGAGTATCAAGTCACAGTTCTGATTGATAGTGTGTAGCAGCTTACTCTAAAACTGCACAATATGAATACTGAAGAGGAGATGATTGTCACACTTGTTTATGCAAAATGTGACAGAATGTAAATAATAGAACTTTGGGATTCTTTGTATTATCTAGCTTCTGATATGACAGTTCCATGGCTTGTTGTTGGAGATTTTAATGTCATATGTGATGAAGAGGAGAAGTATGGTGGTCTGCCAGTGTCTTTGAATGAAGTGGAGGACTTTAGACACTGTATAAACACATGTAACCTCACAGATCTGGGTTACAAGGGCAGTGttttcacttggtggaatgggagagGTGCTGAAGATTGTGTGTTTAAAAGATTGGCTAGGTGCTTGGGTAATATTAAATTTCAGCAGTTATTTCCAGGCCTGCAGATAACTCATTTGATCAAGCAAGGATCAGATCACTCTCCACTATTCATAGAATGCAAGGATCGGGTTCCAAAAGTAAGAAAATCCTTCAAATTTCTCAACTTATGGGCCAAACATGAAACTTTCATGGATATAGTCAAAGCAAATTGGAAAACTGAGGTGAAAGGAAATGCCTTTATGATATTCAATTCCAAATTGAAAAATATGAGGAAGGCCTTATCACAATGGAGTAGAGCAACATTTGgagatatttttcaaaaaatctcCAATCTTGAAGAAGTGATCAAAGTTCATGAAGCAGTTTTTTAGGAAAATCCAACTGTGCATAATAGAGCCAAGTTGAGACAGGTGGAGGCTGAGCTGAATAGAGTATATGCTCTAGAGGAGGAATATTGGAAACAGAAGGCAGGTATGGAGTGGTTCCAAGATGGTGATAAGAATTCCAAGTTCTTTCACAATTATGTCAATGGTAGGAGGAAAATACTTCAGCTGAAGAGGATTCAAAATAATCAAGGGTAGTGGTTagaagatgaaaatgaaattgcaGAGGAGGCTTTGAGATTCTTTCATGATCAATTCCATCAACATCCTGAAAATAGAGATCCTGCAAGATTTGATATCCTGCATCATGTACCTTCTCTGATCACAAGGGAACAAAATGAGGACTTAGTTGCATATCCTACCAAGGAGGAAGTCAGACTGGCTGTTTTTTGGTCTGAATAGCAATAGTGCAGGAGGACCTGATGGCTTCACAGGTCGTTTCTTTCAAATATGTTGGAATATAGTTGGAGATGACTTATTCTACATAGTATGGGATTTTCTCAGAGGTGTTGATTTACCTAGGTACATAACTCACACTCATCTTGTTCTTCTGcctaaaaaaaaaagatgttcAAACTTTTGGTGACATGAGGCCAGTAAGTTTGAGCAATTTTGTGAATAAGGTAATCTctagagttatgcatgaaagaatagtaCATCTTTTACCAGACCTGATATCCCAGAACCAGGCAGGCTTTGTGAGAGGTAGAAGTATAGTAGAAAACATTCTACTAACTCAAgagatcataactgatataaggctGAGAACTAACAAAGGCAAGAAGAATGGAAATGCTATTGTTCCAAATGTTGTCATGAAACTAGACATGACAAAGGCCTATAATAAGCTGTCATGGTTGTTTCTCACTAAAGTTATGAGGAAAATGGGATTTTGTGAAAGATTTATTGGTCTGATCCATGAGCTCATAGGTAACAATTGGTATTCAGTTCTTATAAATGGTCAGCCACATGGTTTCTTCCATTCTACTAGAGGTGTCAAGCAGGGTGATCCTTTGTCACCCACTTTATTCATTCTTGTTGTTGAATTCTTGTCTAGAGGTTTGAATGCACTTCATGATAATCTGTGGTTGACTGGTTTTGGATTACCTAAGTGGAGTCCAAAAATAAACCACctagcatatgcagatgataccataATATTTGCCTCTTCTTGTGAGATCTCTTTGAATTTGATAATGGATGTCTTAACTCAATATGAGACTGCATCTGGCCAGCTGATAAACAAGGAAAAAATCTCAGTCTATTTGCATGATAAGGTGGATGAGGTAGTGGTTTTGAAAGTTGAGAGAGTTACTGGTATTAACAGACATGTTTTTCCTTTAATGTACTTAGGATGTCCTATCTACTATAGTAAAGCATGCTTGGATTTTTACTCTGATCTGATCACCAAAGTTAGAAACAAGCTTCAGGGGTGGAAAGGAAAACTGCTATCATTTGGTGGAAGAGCCATTTTGTTGGATCATGTATTACAGGCAATGCCAATCCATTTACTATCTACTGTGGATGCTCCTTCCTTTTGTGATTGATAAGCTAAACAAGATCTTTGCCCAATTCTTTTGGAGCAATTCTGTTGGTGAGACTAACAGACATTGGGCTAAATGGAATGAGGTCTATATTCCTAAGGAAGAGGGTGGACTTGGTATTAGAAAGCTTGAGGATATGTCTATGGCCTTGTTCTCAAAACTCTGGTGGAACTTTAGAACCGGGCCTTCTTTATGGAGCTCATTTATGAGCAACAAGTACCTAAAAAAGAACAATCCAATTCTGGTTCCTTAGAAAGATGGCTCTCATGTTTGGAGGAAAATGTTGAGAGCAAGGGATTCAATTGACCATCTCATCTGGTGGCAACTCAGAATGGGCTCTTCTTtattttggtttgataattgtTCTGGTTTGGGACCACTCTATTTTCTTACACCTCCTGATTTTTATTATGATGAGAACATCAATAATGTTACTGATGTGGTTACAGAAGGCAGGTGGAATGAAAATATTCTGAGAAACTGTTTATCTGAGGAACTTGCTGAACATATTCTGCATGAGGTACAACTTCCTAGTAGGCCTGATGAACTTGACAAGCCATGGTGGACACTTGAAGCTAGGGGTGAATTTTTTGTTAAATCAGCTTGGGATCATTTATGGAGCAGAGGTCAGCCTAGGGATGCATATAAGAAGATTTGGGTGAAAGGGCTGCCTTTCAAAATAGCTTTCTTGATGTGGAGGGTGTGGTACTTCAAAATACCTTTGGATGATGTGATTAGAAACTGGGGATACCACATGCCATCAAAGTGTTTTTGTTGTGCTGAACCTACAGAAGAATCAGTACCTCATATCTTCTTGAGGTGCCAAACTGCTCAAAGGGCCTGGTCTTATTTCTCTGCTACTGCTGGTATCAACATTGCAGGCTTGAACTTGCATCAAGTGATTACAAAATGGTGGACTGCTGATACACTATCTAGATTGAATCCTATTTTTTATGCTATTCCATCTATAATTATGTGGGAGTTGTGGAAGAAACGAAATGGGGACAAGCATGGAAACAAGGTTTCTACTAACAGGGTTATATATCAAGCATCAAGCAACATCCAACAGCTGGTGAAAGTAAGAAAACCTGGCATAAAATCTGTTCCTCATAGATGGTTGGAAATGTTGAAGattttggagaactttgtgccaAAGCTTCAAATTACAAGTCATGTGGACTTTGCCTACTGAAGGAATTTGGAAGTGCAATACTGATGGGGCCACTAGAGGGAATCCTGGCAGGAGTGCTTATGATTTTTGTGTAAGAAATTCTGATGGAGACTTAGTTTATGCAAAGGCCAAAGAAATAGAAGAAACCACTAACACTGTCTCTGAAGCAAAGGCTTTGCTTGGTGCTGCAAGATTTTGTCTTGCAAAGCATGTGTATTCCTTTATTCTTGAAATTGATTCATTGCTGTTGAAAAAGATTCTGGATAGAGAATGGAAGCCTCCATGGAATATTATTCATGCAGTAGAGGAGATTTGGGATATACTGCAGATGTTCAAGTACTGCACATAATGAGGGAAGGAAACCAATTAGCAGATCATTTAGCTAATTATACATTGGATCATGGAGATGTGAATATAGCCTCTTTTGCAGAACTTGACTCAACAGGAAGGAAGATTCTCAATAGTGACAAACTGCAGTGTCCCTACCTGAGAATTAGAACTGTCAAAAGATATTACTGATGGATGGTGACTCTGAGGATTTGAAGGATTCATATCATCTTGCTCAAGTCCTTAGGGAAGAGAGTAAGGTGGCTTTTTTCTCTAACCTTGTTTGTTATTTTGTCGGTACTATCAGGGTGAAAAACAATGACACCAGATGTCTTCTCATTAAGGTCAACTAGTGTGGCAAAGAGGAGTTGTTTGGATCTGTTATGCAGAAACTTAGATGTACACCAAGAGACACATAATACAGGATACACATGTAGTGGAGTTGTACTCAACAAGCTGCTCAAGGACAAGAACTGAGGTTTCTACACACTACCAGCAAACAGTGGAGTTGGTTTGTTCAACTGGCAGACATAGATGATGCACCAAGGGACCAAACTTGGGACAGTCATTTTTACATGGGAAAGGCCGCTATACATCACTGATTTTGCAGAGGAATTATCAACAGAGGAAGATCAACTAAAATATGCATCAAGGGGTCAAACTTGGGACATACAAGTGATTGACTTTATAGCATCAGCAGTAGACACAACAGCAGTCATAACAGCAATACATATAACACAAGATAAGAAGGCAGCTGGAAATGTAGTTTTCTACATTTCTGGTGGCA includes these proteins:
- the LOC132611910 gene encoding uncharacterized protein LOC132611910, which translates into the protein MLRARDSIDHLIWWQLRMGSSLFWFDNCSGLGPLYFLTPPDFYYDENINNVTDVVTEGRWNENILRNCLSEELAEHILHEVQLPSRPDELDKPWWTLEARGEFFVKSAWDHLWSRGQPRDAYKKIWVKGLPFKIAFLMWRVWYFKIPLDDVIRNWGYHMPSKCFCCAEPTEESVPHIFLRCQTAQRAWSYFSATAGINIAGLNLHQVITKWWTADTLSRLNPIFYAIPSIIMWELWKKRNGDKHGNKVSTNRVIYQASSNIQQLVKVRKPGIWKCNTDGATRGNPGRSAYDFCVRNSDGDLVYAKAKEIEETTNTVSEAKALLGAARFCLAKHVYSFILEIDSLLLKKILDREWKPPWNIIHAVEEIWDILQMFKYCT